The proteins below are encoded in one region of Sphingobium yanoikuyae:
- a CDS encoding TonB-dependent receptor, which produces MTRRFRTLLFCACATLPTLPIEAQAQDKAQDRASVTQDIIVTARRTEERLQDVPISITVFNQEELANRNVVNAQDLAAYTPSLSANGNFGSENSSFAIRGFAQDIGTAPSVGVYFADVVAPRGASNGLPSGDGAGPGAFFDLQNVQILKGPQGTLFGRNTTGGAILLVPQKPTDEFSGYVEGSVGNYDMWRGQAVVNAPLGDRARMRIGVDRQKRDGYMRNGSGIGPDRFGDVDYIALRASLVVDLTPDLENYTILSYSDSSNNGPIQKLVAAAPEGLGQLAYGQLLRQGSGFYDVMQSLEDPYSRTEQWQLINTTSWQASDTLTVKNIVSYAQLKQRMNAPLFGTDFVVDFAAINPFLAALGSYHLPFTTVMSIPGGYTANQSTFTEELQVQGRSGDGRLNWQAGAYLEVSEPLGMSGSQSPFLASCTDSATLQCTDPMGFLSNLDPTIPDIAKPIHAGTVNYTAGRTNFHNVGLYAQATYALTDQLKLTGGFRYTWDHSRNVSDQRTYIVAYPPQYGAFNPAAPYRCTNPQAAATNCVSHYYQSSEKPTWLVDLDYNPTQDILLYAKYARGYRAGTIVPNITAPLNIVEPEKVDSYELGLKTSFGGALRGTFNLAGFYNDFSNQQLQVGFNARPLSGQASTAAPVNAGKSEIWGLEADASLTPFQGLVLTGGYSYLRTKIKSVPDFSSFNDPNYILAAPFQPGDPEVLSPRHKVTVSGTYTLPLDEEKIGRISFGATFTHRSSMLVNYTDRTNPDPSIAALSTLAPLDLLNLNASWNNIAGAPIDLSLFMTNVTKEKYYSFIAGLGSPSVNFETATLGEPQMYGARLRFRFGG; this is translated from the coding sequence ATGACACGCCGTTTCCGGACGTTGCTTTTCTGCGCCTGCGCGACTCTGCCCACCCTGCCGATCGAGGCCCAGGCGCAGGATAAGGCTCAGGACAGGGCCAGCGTGACCCAGGACATCATCGTCACCGCTCGCCGGACCGAGGAACGGCTGCAGGACGTGCCGATCTCGATCACCGTGTTCAATCAGGAAGAACTGGCCAACCGCAATGTCGTCAATGCGCAGGATCTGGCCGCCTATACCCCCTCGCTGTCCGCCAATGGCAATTTCGGCAGCGAGAATAGCAGTTTCGCCATCCGCGGCTTTGCCCAGGATATCGGCACCGCGCCCTCGGTCGGCGTCTATTTCGCTGATGTGGTCGCGCCGCGCGGCGCCTCCAACGGCCTGCCTTCGGGCGATGGTGCCGGGCCGGGCGCCTTTTTCGACCTTCAGAATGTCCAGATATTGAAAGGACCGCAGGGCACCCTGTTCGGTCGCAACACCACCGGTGGCGCGATCCTGCTGGTGCCGCAGAAGCCGACCGACGAATTTTCCGGCTATGTCGAAGGATCGGTCGGCAATTATGACATGTGGCGCGGCCAGGCGGTGGTCAACGCGCCGCTCGGCGATCGCGCGCGGATGCGCATCGGCGTCGACCGGCAGAAGCGCGACGGCTATATGCGCAACGGCAGCGGCATCGGCCCCGATCGGTTCGGCGATGTCGATTATATCGCGCTGCGCGCCAGCCTGGTCGTCGATCTGACCCCCGATCTCGAAAACTACACCATCCTCTCTTACAGCGATTCCAGCAATAATGGCCCGATCCAGAAGCTGGTCGCGGCCGCGCCGGAGGGGCTGGGTCAGCTCGCCTATGGCCAGTTGCTGCGCCAGGGTAGCGGTTTCTATGACGTCATGCAGTCACTGGAGGATCCCTATTCCAGGACCGAGCAGTGGCAACTGATCAACACCACCAGCTGGCAGGCGAGCGACACGCTGACGGTCAAGAATATCGTCAGCTACGCCCAGTTGAAGCAGCGCATGAATGCGCCGCTGTTCGGCACCGATTTCGTCGTCGATTTCGCCGCGATCAATCCCTTCCTCGCCGCGCTGGGCAGCTATCATCTGCCCTTCACCACGGTGATGTCGATACCGGGCGGCTATACCGCCAACCAGTCGACCTTTACCGAGGAACTGCAAGTGCAGGGGCGCTCGGGCGATGGCCGGCTCAATTGGCAGGCGGGCGCCTATCTGGAGGTCAGCGAACCGCTGGGCATGAGCGGCAGCCAGTCGCCCTTCCTGGCGTCCTGCACCGATTCCGCCACCCTGCAATGCACCGATCCGATGGGCTTCCTGTCCAATCTTGATCCGACCATCCCGGATATCGCCAAGCCGATTCATGCCGGCACCGTCAATTACACGGCGGGGCGCACCAATTTCCACAATGTCGGCCTTTATGCGCAGGCGACCTATGCGCTGACCGATCAGCTGAAACTGACCGGTGGTTTCCGCTACACCTGGGATCATTCGCGCAATGTCAGCGACCAGCGCACCTATATCGTCGCCTATCCGCCGCAATATGGCGCCTTCAATCCGGCCGCACCCTATCGCTGCACCAATCCGCAGGCGGCGGCGACCAATTGCGTGTCGCATTATTACCAGTCGTCGGAAAAGCCGACCTGGCTGGTCGACCTGGATTACAACCCGACCCAGGACATATTGCTCTACGCCAAATATGCGCGCGGCTATCGCGCCGGCACGATCGTCCCCAATATCACCGCGCCGCTCAACATCGTCGAGCCGGAAAAGGTGGACAGCTATGAGCTGGGCCTCAAGACCAGCTTTGGCGGGGCGCTGCGCGGCACCTTCAACCTGGCCGGTTTCTATAATGATTTTTCCAACCAGCAATTGCAGGTCGGCTTCAATGCGCGGCCGCTGTCGGGGCAGGCGTCCACCGCCGCGCCGGTCAATGCCGGCAAGTCGGAGATATGGGGGCTGGAGGCCGATGCCTCGCTCACCCCGTTCCAGGGACTGGTGCTGACCGGCGGCTACAGCTATTTGCGCACCAAGATCAAATCGGTGCCCGATTTCTCCAGCTTCAACGACCCCAATTATATCCTGGCCGCGCCGTTCCAGCCCGGCGATCCCGAAGTGCTGTCGCCGCGCCACAAGGTCACGGTCAGCGGCACCTACACCCTGCCGCTGGACGAGGAGAAGATCGGCCGCATCTCCTTCGGCGCGACCTTCACCCATCGGTCATCGATGCTGGTCAACTATACCGACCGCACCAATCCCGATCCGTCGATCGCCGCGCTCAGCACGCTGGCGCCGCTCGATCTGCTGAACCTCAACGCCAGCTGGAACAATATCGCCGGCGCCCCCATCGACCTCAGCCTGTTCATGACCAATGTGACCAAGGAAAAATATTACAGCTTCATCGCCGGGCTGGGCTCGCCCAGCGTCAATTTCGAGACGGCGACGCTGGGCGAGCCGCAAATGTATGGCGCGCGCCTGCGCTTCCGCTTCGGCGGATAA
- a CDS encoding LysR family transcriptional regulator has product MHFDLNSLVILGLLLRTKSVTRTAQQLGVSQPSVSRSLAQLRSLLGDPLLVRTAGGMELTRRAEELAPSLQDWLATTAGLLEPPRFDPATLDRRFRVASTDFGVAAVVAPTLPHIGRAAPLAAIDIVPLTGDMVARLTAGEIDLIISGLDPDPAQTYERFLFTETFSCVVDRHHKLAAHPTDRSLSVEDFLSCPHISFVVSDSGFDRIELRLGDLAPRRRVIARLPYFQAAPHMIRGSDALMTLPTRAAEAIARTHDLACLPAPDLVGTFGYRLLWNERSHRDPAIAWLCDMFADHCGSDAALPHSKAA; this is encoded by the coding sequence GTGCATTTCGATCTCAACAGCCTGGTGATACTGGGCCTGTTGCTGCGCACGAAAAGCGTCACGCGCACCGCCCAGCAACTGGGCGTCAGCCAACCATCGGTCAGCCGGTCGCTGGCGCAGTTGCGCAGCCTGCTTGGCGATCCGCTGCTGGTGCGGACCGCCGGCGGCATGGAACTGACCCGGCGGGCCGAGGAACTGGCGCCGTCCTTGCAGGACTGGCTGGCGACAACCGCCGGCCTGCTGGAGCCGCCCCGTTTCGATCCAGCGACGCTCGATCGCCGATTCCGCGTCGCATCAACCGATTTCGGCGTCGCCGCCGTGGTCGCGCCGACCCTGCCGCATATCGGCCGCGCGGCACCATTGGCGGCGATCGACATCGTGCCTTTGACCGGCGACATGGTGGCGCGGCTGACCGCGGGCGAGATCGACCTCATCATCAGCGGACTCGATCCCGATCCGGCTCAGACCTATGAGCGTTTCCTGTTCACCGAAACGTTCAGCTGCGTCGTCGATCGCCATCACAAGCTGGCGGCGCATCCGACCGACCGGTCCCTGTCGGTCGAGGATTTCCTGTCCTGCCCGCATATCAGCTTCGTCGTCAGCGACAGCGGCTTCGACCGGATCGAACTGCGCCTGGGCGATCTGGCGCCGCGCCGGCGGGTGATCGCCCGCCTGCCCTATTTCCAGGCGGCACCGCACATGATCCGGGGATCGGACGCGCTGATGACGCTGCCGACGCGCGCGGCCGAGGCAATCGCCCGGACCCATGACCTGGCCTGCCTGCCCGCGCCGGACCTGGTCGGCACCTTCGGCTATCGGCTGCTATGGAACGAACGGTCGCATCGCGATCCGGCCATCGCCTGGCTGTGCGACATGTTCGCCGACCATTGCGGCAGCGACGCAGCCCTGCCCCATAGCAAGGCCGCATAA
- a CDS encoding TonB-dependent receptor domain-containing protein has translation MPSIHLLRATAALVALTSAQQALAAEADQDSNQIVVTAAGREQEVRDAPASISVITRETLDAMPYREVTDALMEIPGVTVTPGEGNSRDISIRGMAPQYTLILVDGKRLSSRESRTNGGNVSEGGLLPPLEAIERIEVVRGPMSSLYGSDAMGGVVNIITRRISDHWRGSARVNGTMQLADNFGNYTDGNFYLSGPVTNGIGLQLQGSMNRREGDTEIGGTPERHDDSLAGKLGFNLSANHQILLEGGYYRQKVIEVTGETTETSATAPLGTETTQTQKRKVASISHSGQWGFASSESYLQYEDAEHVEAQKRIKNTVGQSLWVIPLPSNTLTVGGFYRYEDLSDLTGNLLSGSTTTGTTRTSWALFAENELKLLDGLALTGGIRMDHDEQYGVHWTPRVYAVWNITPSLTLKGGYSQGFRAPSLRQTIPDWGQTSRGGTIYGNPDLEAETSRTIEAALLFSRNGFNASVTAYDTRFNDKITRVTCEVAGAWCVDEPLSSIGRPPTTYVNVDKARVRGVEVSVDVPLTHTLRLNATGTLTDSEQLSGANIGAALNDTPKQQASASLNWRPDKRFSAFVRAVYRGEEAVTEAQISGNNIVSPDYTVVDMGASYKITPAFTVHAGVQNLLDKRLDYDMAGYLIDPARVWMGVGVRF, from the coding sequence ATGCCATCCATCCATTTGCTGCGGGCGACCGCGGCCCTTGTCGCGCTGACCAGCGCACAGCAGGCGCTGGCGGCCGAGGCCGACCAGGATTCCAACCAGATCGTCGTCACCGCCGCCGGCCGCGAACAGGAGGTCCGCGACGCGCCGGCCTCGATCAGCGTCATCACCCGCGAGACGCTGGACGCCATGCCCTATCGCGAAGTGACCGATGCGCTGATGGAAATCCCCGGCGTCACCGTCACGCCGGGCGAAGGCAATAGCCGCGACATCTCGATCCGCGGCATGGCGCCGCAATATACGCTGATCCTGGTCGACGGTAAGCGGCTGTCGTCGCGCGAATCCCGCACCAATGGCGGCAATGTCAGCGAAGGTGGCCTGCTGCCGCCGCTCGAAGCGATCGAGCGGATCGAGGTGGTGCGTGGCCCCATGTCCTCGCTCTACGGATCGGACGCGATGGGCGGCGTCGTCAACATCATCACCCGCCGGATCAGCGACCATTGGCGCGGCAGCGCGCGCGTCAACGGCACGATGCAGCTGGCGGACAATTTCGGCAATTATACCGACGGCAATTTCTATCTGTCCGGCCCGGTGACCAACGGCATCGGCCTGCAACTGCAGGGATCTATGAACCGGCGCGAGGGCGACACGGAAATCGGCGGCACGCCCGAGCGGCATGATGACAGCCTGGCCGGCAAGCTGGGCTTCAACCTCAGCGCCAACCACCAGATCCTGCTGGAGGGCGGCTATTATCGGCAGAAGGTGATCGAGGTTACCGGCGAGACGACCGAGACGTCGGCGACCGCGCCGCTCGGCACCGAAACCACCCAGACCCAGAAGCGCAAGGTCGCATCGATCAGCCATAGCGGCCAGTGGGGCTTCGCCAGTTCCGAATCCTATCTGCAATATGAGGATGCCGAACATGTCGAGGCGCAGAAGCGGATCAAGAACACCGTCGGCCAGAGCCTGTGGGTCATCCCGCTGCCGTCCAACACGCTGACCGTCGGCGGTTTCTATCGCTATGAGGATCTGTCCGACCTGACCGGCAACCTCTTGTCGGGATCGACCACCACCGGCACCACCCGTACCAGCTGGGCGCTGTTTGCCGAAAATGAGCTGAAGCTGCTCGACGGGCTGGCGCTGACCGGCGGCATCCGCATGGACCATGACGAACAATATGGCGTCCACTGGACCCCGCGCGTCTATGCGGTGTGGAACATCACCCCGTCCCTGACGCTGAAGGGCGGTTATTCGCAGGGCTTCCGCGCGCCGAGCCTGCGCCAGACGATTCCCGACTGGGGCCAGACCAGCCGTGGCGGCACCATCTATGGCAATCCCGACCTAGAAGCCGAAACCTCCCGCACGATCGAGGCTGCCCTGCTCTTCTCGCGGAATGGCTTCAACGCCAGCGTCACTGCCTATGACACCCGCTTCAACGACAAGATCACGCGCGTGACCTGCGAAGTGGCGGGGGCCTGGTGTGTCGATGAACCGCTCAGCTCGATCGGCCGTCCTCCCACGACCTATGTCAATGTCGACAAAGCGCGGGTACGCGGCGTCGAAGTCTCGGTCGACGTGCCGCTGACCCACACGCTGCGGCTCAACGCCACCGGCACGCTGACGGATTCGGAACAGTTGAGCGGCGCCAATATCGGCGCGGCGCTCAACGACACGCCCAAGCAGCAGGCCAGCGCCTCGCTCAACTGGCGCCCGGACAAGCGCTTCTCCGCCTTCGTGCGCGCCGTCTATCGCGGCGAGGAAGCCGTGACCGAGGCGCAGATCAGCGGCAATAATATCGTCTCGCCCGACTATACGGTGGTGGACATGGGCGCATCCTACAAGATCACGCCCGCCTTCACCGTCCATGCCGGGGTGCAGAACCTGCTCGACAAGCGGCTCGACTATGACATGGCGGGCTATCTGATCGACCC